One segment of Streptomyces sp. YIM 121038 DNA contains the following:
- a CDS encoding YdcF family protein: protein MWVYAPAVLLFLVFCWRVLRERRKFSNAVLLGLTALSALVAWVAELIRSGSASGTLVAGAFLAVGALGILLLTCLLFLNGLQMVRKEGRSLTNLFSLMAAVAVLSVIALLITAAVAGTPVLLGVGATALGLTCYLSFLFLCFVGYSFLYGRLYVRRKADYVVVLGSGLIGGSTVPPLLASRLDRAREVHARLTRRGNSPAVITSGGQGPDEDLPESHAMAAYLTDRGFPEDLIQREDKSTTTEENLRFSKAIMEKANPDYRCVIVTNNYHAFRAALTARRMGIRGQVVGSPTATYFWPNATIREFTALLAAYRRTNAAVLLLFVVGGVLVWATR from the coding sequence GTGTGGGTATACGCGCCGGCCGTGCTGCTCTTCCTGGTCTTCTGTTGGCGGGTGCTGCGTGAGCGCCGGAAGTTCAGCAACGCGGTCCTCCTGGGTCTCACCGCGCTCAGCGCCCTCGTCGCGTGGGTCGCGGAGCTGATCAGGTCCGGTTCGGCCTCGGGGACGCTCGTCGCCGGGGCGTTCCTCGCGGTCGGGGCCCTCGGCATCCTGCTGCTCACGTGTCTGCTCTTCCTCAACGGCCTGCAGATGGTGCGCAAGGAGGGCCGCAGCCTCACGAACCTGTTCTCGCTGATGGCCGCGGTGGCGGTGCTCTCGGTCATCGCCCTGCTGATCACGGCGGCGGTGGCGGGGACGCCGGTGCTGCTCGGCGTGGGTGCGACGGCCCTCGGCCTGACCTGCTACCTCTCGTTCCTGTTCCTGTGCTTCGTCGGCTACTCCTTCCTCTACGGCCGTCTCTACGTCCGCCGCAAGGCCGACTACGTGGTCGTGCTCGGCTCGGGCCTGATCGGCGGGTCCACCGTTCCGCCCCTGCTCGCGAGCCGTCTCGACCGGGCCCGGGAGGTGCACGCGCGGCTCACCAGGCGCGGCAACTCCCCGGCCGTGATCACCTCGGGCGGGCAGGGGCCCGACGAGGACCTGCCGGAGTCCCACGCCATGGCCGCCTATCTGACGGACCGGGGCTTCCCCGAGGACCTGATCCAGCGGGAGGACAAGTCGACGACGACGGAGGAGAACCTCCGGTTCAGCAAGGCGATCATGGAGAAGGCGAACCCCGACTACCGGTGCGTCATCGTCACGAACAACTACCACGCCTTCCGCGCCGCCCTCACCGCCCGGCGGATGGGGATCCGGGGGCAGGTGGTGGGCTCGCCCACCGCCACGTACTTCTGGCCGAACGCGACCATCCGCGAGTTCACCGCCCTGCTCGCCGCCTACAGACGGACCAACGCCGCCGTCCTGCTGCTGTTCGTCGTCGGGGGCGTGCTCGTGTGGGCGACGCGCTGA
- a CDS encoding MFS transporter → MATDDPVDARAGTITTSVPARLDRLPWSRWHWTVVIGLGTVWILDGLEVTVVGSIASRLSEEGSGLPVSAAQVTGIAAALYVAGACSGALFFGWLTDRYGRKKLFLITLAVYLVATALTAVSFSSWWFFAFRFLTGFGIGGEYAAINSAVDELIPSRYRGRVDLVINGSFWLGAVGGALLSVLALDTDLFAMNVGWRLTFALGVVLGLVILLVRRNVPESPRWLFLHGRGEEAEELVTDIEERITAETGRPLPAAEGEITVHPRAGIGFGVIARTVLSTYRKRAALSFSLFIGQAFLYNAITFGFGAILTTFYDVPSGSTGYYFAVMAVGNFLGPLLLGPLFDTLGRRVMISGTYVLSGLLLFGTAWLFDGGHLTAKTLTACWCAVLFFASAGASSAYLTASEIFPMETRAMAIAFFYAIGTAAGGISGPLLFSKLTETGVVADTALAFRIGAALMTLAGLAAAALAVNAERRSLEDIAAPLSTAAPTGARS, encoded by the coding sequence ATGGCGACGGACGACCCGGTGGACGCGCGGGCCGGCACGATCACGACCTCCGTGCCCGCGCGCCTCGACCGGCTGCCGTGGTCGCGCTGGCACTGGACGGTCGTCATCGGGCTCGGCACCGTGTGGATCCTGGACGGCCTGGAGGTGACGGTCGTCGGCAGCATCGCGAGCCGCCTGTCCGAGGAGGGCAGCGGACTGCCCGTCAGCGCGGCGCAGGTGACGGGCATCGCCGCGGCCCTGTACGTGGCGGGCGCCTGCTCGGGCGCGCTGTTCTTCGGCTGGCTCACCGACCGCTACGGCCGCAAGAAGCTCTTCCTGATCACCCTCGCCGTGTATCTGGTGGCGACGGCGCTGACCGCGGTGTCCTTCTCCAGCTGGTGGTTCTTCGCCTTCCGCTTCCTCACCGGCTTCGGCATCGGCGGCGAGTACGCGGCCATCAACTCCGCCGTCGACGAGCTCATCCCGTCCCGGTACCGGGGCCGCGTCGACCTCGTCATCAACGGCAGCTTCTGGCTGGGCGCGGTGGGCGGTGCCCTCCTCTCGGTGCTCGCGCTCGACACCGACCTCTTCGCGATGAACGTCGGCTGGCGGCTGACCTTCGCCCTCGGCGTCGTCCTCGGCCTGGTGATCCTGCTGGTGCGGCGGAACGTGCCGGAGAGCCCGCGCTGGCTGTTCCTGCACGGCCGCGGCGAGGAGGCGGAGGAACTGGTCACCGACATCGAGGAGCGGATCACGGCCGAGACGGGCCGCCCGCTCCCGGCAGCCGAGGGCGAGATCACCGTCCATCCGCGCGCGGGCATCGGCTTCGGCGTCATCGCCCGCACCGTCCTGTCCACCTACCGCAAGCGCGCCGCCCTCAGCTTCTCGCTCTTCATCGGCCAGGCCTTCCTGTACAACGCGATCACGTTCGGCTTCGGCGCGATCCTCACCACGTTCTACGACGTGCCGAGCGGCTCGACGGGCTACTACTTCGCCGTGATGGCGGTCGGCAACTTCCTCGGGCCGCTGCTCCTGGGCCCCCTCTTCGACACGCTCGGCCGCCGCGTCATGATCTCCGGTACGTACGTGCTCTCCGGGCTGCTGCTCTTCGGCACCGCCTGGCTCTTCGACGGCGGGCACCTCACCGCGAAGACCCTCACGGCGTGCTGGTGCGCGGTCCTCTTCTTCGCCTCCGCCGGGGCCAGTTCGGCCTACCTCACCGCGAGCGAGATCTTCCCGATGGAGACCCGCGCCATGGCCATCGCCTTCTTCTACGCCATCGGCACCGCGGCGGGCGGCATCAGCGGCCCCCTGCTCTTCTCGAAGCTGACCGAGACGGGCGTCGTCGCGGACACGGCCCTCGCCTTCCGGATCGGTGCCGCCCTGATGACCCTGGCCGGTCTGGCGGCCGCGGCCCTGGCCGTCAACGCCGAACGCCGCTCCCTGGAGGACATCGCGGCCCCCCTGTCGACCGCGGCCCCGACGGGCGCGCGGAGCTGA